Within the Bombina bombina isolate aBomBom1 unplaced genomic scaffold, aBomBom1.pri scaffold_1425, whole genome shotgun sequence genome, the region CCGGGCAGGCCATGTGAGTGGAGCCTAAGCACAGCATGAATTAGGGTGCCACAATGCCACTTAAATGTGAAAAGCAATGTCTCTCTCTGGCTATACCTGTAAATAATGTCCTACATGACCCCTGGCCAATTCAATATGGAGGCACTCAAATCAATGTAAGCTTATTAAGAGGTGTGCAGAGCAGCCATTAAACAAGTTTACATAGAAAGAGCATAACCCCAAACTAAGCTAGGTTGCTCATGAATGTGATTCATTAAAAATGCAAACACCTGGGCGCCTTCATGCTGAACCCCCTAGTCCAAGGTATGAAATAGAGGTGATGGGGCATAGTCTTGACTTGCCCTGTGATAGACAAAGGAGGAGTCAGGGAGGAAGCACcttttagatttaaataaaaaaaaaaaaaaaaaaaaaaaaaaaaagggggggggggggggagagaggtaaTTTCTGTCCATATTAATGTATACAAGTTTGTATTACTTTAATATAGCTTAACATAAAATACTTGAATACCTTAATGATATCGAGGTTAAGGAGATTTCTCCACCTTGAGTCTGGCAACAACGACAGTGTTACCAGTTGTTCTCCCAATTGTTCTGGAGATTCATATTCCATTATATCTTCATTTGTTTCTCCTTCCTCCTCCATTGTTTCTGCAGcttaaaaaaaaacagttcaacATATATTACAAAATGCTAGTAGGGAAGTGGaatatattcattaaataaaatatgtacatagagcttttaataaaataatttacatctGCATCTAAatgttaacattaaagggacagtctacaccagaatttttattgtttgaagagatagataatccctttattacccattccctagttttgcataaccaacagagttatataaatacactttttacctctgtgattaccttgcatctaagcctctgcaaactgcccccttatttcagttcttttgacagacatccattttagccaatcagagcttgctcacaggaactccacgtgcgtgagcacagttttatctatatgacatatgtgaacaaacactctctagtggtaaaaaactgtcaaaatgccctgagagaagaggcggccttcaagggcgtagaaattagcatatgaacctcctaggtttagctttcaactaagaataccaagagaacaaagcaaaattggtgataaaagtaaattgtaaaattgtttaaaattacattctctatctgaatcattaaagtttattttggactagactgcccctttaatctacattttttttatttctccttaATTTCATCATCAAAAAGATAATGAAGAGAAATGAAAAAAAGAAGGTTGTTATATACTTAATTTCTCATTTTCATAGAGTCTACATTTTTCCTACCTCGTGTGACAAATATTTAACTGCACTTTACAATTGTTATGAGAACATAAGTGTGCAATATACGGTTTGTGATTTGAGCAATATTTATTTAGCCAATGTAAGTGTAAATTCAGAGAATACAGTTAACTAATGAAGGAAACTacattttaaaacttctaatttattTCTTCTTGTCCATATTCTTTGACGCTAGATTAAACTAGCTGCTGAGACCGACTGGAATCATGGAGCCTTAAAAGCAGCCTTTCATAGGGGTTTATGTTATCGCATTAATGACTAACTAGTCTATAGGGACTTACCGGATTCCTTGGAGGAGTTTATTGCCTTATGTATGAAGCTGGATACCAgacatctaggggtcgatccgataaaaatcgtcgcccgcaaaagccggcgacgccaagaattgcgcggatttggtatcctatatacggcgtaacctagaagttacgcccgtatatttctgccgtcgcccgcagttttttgggccataggcaggtataccaaacccgcgcagtttggtatccaatatgcagcgtaaggacttacgtggcgaaaatggagaaaacttactccattttcacctcgccacaaaaagcagccgtaagaagccttacgctgactattggagccccgtaactccctaaactagctgctaaaataaacctaacacctaacgcatgcgcaatgtctatctacctgtcaaccgcgatcttctaaaataaacctaacacctaacgcatgcgcaatgtctatctccctgtcaaccgcgatcttctaaaataaacctaacacctaacgcatgcgcgatgtctatctacctgtcaaccgcgatcttctaaaataaacctaacacctaacgcatgcgcaatgtctatctacctgtcaaccgcgatcttctaaaataaacctaacacctaacgcatgcgcaatgtctatctccctgtcaaccgcgatcccccccaaatccctaataaagttattaccccctaaaacgccgctcccggaccccgccgccatctacataaactaaccccctactgtgagcccctaaaaccgccgccatctaccttatctatcccgtaatctgaccccttacaccgccgccacctatataaaaattattaacccctaatttaatctacctaccccgccgccagctatgttatctatattaaccctaagtatattatagttaatatagttattacattatatatattaactatattaaccctaattatattagggttaatatagttaatatagttactatagtatttatattaactatattaactctatctaaccctaacacccctaactaaatttatattaaattaatctaattaatttataaactaaaatattcctatttaaatctaaatacttacctataaaataaaccctaagatagctacaatataattaataattacattatagctatgttagggttaatatttattttacaggtaaatagttaattattttaactaggtataatagatattaaatagttattaactatttaatatctacctagttaaaataattacccaattacctgtaaaataaatcctaacctaaattacaaatacacctacactatcaataaatttaataaactactaacatctatctaaaaatacaattaaattaactaaactaaattacaaaaaataaaaaaaagattacaagatttttaagctaattacacctattctaagccccctaataaaataataaacccccaaaataacaaaaattccctgccctattctaaattaaacaaatttcaaagctctttaccttaccagcccttaaaagggccttttgtggggcatgccccaaagaattcagctcttttgcattcaacaaatacaatcaccccccccccccattacaacccaccacccacatacccctattctaaacccacccaaaccccccttaaaaaatcctaacactacccccctgaagatctccctaccttgtcttcaccacaccgggccgaactcctgatccgatccgggcgatgtcgtcctccaagcggcaaagaagaaatcttcctccggcgatgtcatcctccaagcggcaaagaagaattcttcctccggcgacgtcttcctccaagcggcagcaaagtcttcattcttccggcggcatcttcaatcttctttcttcgctccgccgccgcggagcatccatcccggccgactgctaaacttggaatgaggtacctttaaatgacgtcatccaagatggcgtccgccgaattccgattggctgataggattctatcagccaatcggaattaagttaaaaaaatctgattggctgattgaatcagccaatcagattcaagttcaatccgattggctgatccaatcagccaatcagattgagctcgcattctattggctgatcggaacagccaatagaatgcgagctcaatctgattggctgatagaatcctatcagccaatcggaattcggcggacgccatcttggatgacgtcatttaaaggtacctcattccaagtttagcagtcggccgggatggatgctccgcggcggcggagcgaagaaagaagattgaagatgccgccggaagaatgaagactttgctgccgcttggaggaagacgtcgccggaggaagaattcttctttgccgcttggaggatgacatcgccggaggaagatttcttctttgccgcttggaggacgacatcgcccggatcggatcaggagttcggcccggtgtggtgaagacaaggtagggagatcttcaggggggtagtgttaggattttttaaggggggtttgggtgggtttagaataggggtatgtgggtggtgggttgtaatgggggggggggggggtgattgtatttgttgaatgcaaaagagctgaattctttggggcatgccccacaaaaggcccttttaagggctggtaaggtaaagagctttgaaatttgtttcatttagaatagggcagggaatttttgttattttgggggtttattattttattagggggcttagaataggtgtaattagcttaaaaatcttgtaatcttttttttattttttgtaatttagtgtttgtttttttttgtaatttagtttagttaatttaattgtatttttagatagatgttagtagtttattaaatttattgatagtgtaggtgtatttgtaatttaggttaggatttattttacaggtaattgggtaattattttaactaggtagatattaaatagttaataactatttaatatctattatacctagttaaaataattaactatttacctgtaaaataaatattaaccctaacatagctataatgtaattattaattatattgtagctatcttagggtttattttataggtaagtatttagatttaaataggaatattttagtttataaattaattagattaatttaatataaatttagttaggggtgttagggttagatagagttaatatagttaatataaatactatagtaactatattaactatattaaccctaatataattagggttaatatagttaatatatataatgtaataactatattaactataatatacttagggttaatatagataatatagctggcggcagggtaggtagattaaattaggggttaatcattttaatagagatggcggcggtgttaggggctcactttagggggttatagatataatatagctggaggcggggtacgggagcggcggtttaggggttaataattttattaggttgcggcggggtaaaggagcggcggtttaggggttaatagcatttttattgttaggctagtgaggggggatagcggatagagggttagacagtgcgggctatgttagggaggcgtgttagacagtgcgggctatgttagggaggcgtgttagacagtgcgggctatgttagggaggcgtgttagacagtgcgggtgttttagactttagtcaggttttataggcgccggcagattctaacgtggcgcaagtcactggcgacgccagaaatttgtacttacgcagatttctggacatcgctggtttgtgagacttacggcacgttagcatctgacggcgacctatatgggatagctcgagttgcgagctgaaactgcgggcgacgccggttccctcgcttgcgccgcaaactgcgatcgatatcggatcgcgcccctagagcggctacaagaaaaaaaaacgtgcacaaaaacataatttatgtaagaacttacctgataattattATTTGGATTGAAATGAATTTAAGTTTTCTTATATTTCAAAAAACTCAAAATAGGCAAAAAgaatgagacagctgcctgaagaacttttctaccaaagactgcttcagaagaagcaactacatcaaaatggaaaaatgtagtaaatgtatgcaaaaaagaccaagttgctgctttgcaaatctgatcaagaaacctctatgactaagcactaagtgttcaatttccatgccttcaaatttagagatttgagatcctgatgggaagacggcccttgagacagaaggtctggccttaaaggaagtggccaaggctggcaactggacatctggacaagatccgcataccagaacctgtgaagccatgcaggtgctatcagaaacacatgagattgttccattatgatcttggaaatcacccttgggagaaaaactagaggtggaaaaatgtaagcaggttggtaaaaccaaggaactgctaaagcatccaccatctctgcctgagaatccttggatctggaaagatatctgggaagtcatcagatctatttctggaacaccccacatctgtacaatctaatgaaacacatctggatggagagaccactcccctggtctGACCACTGGGAtaacccgcttcccaattgtctacacttgaAATATGAATCGTAGAAactagacaagagttggactctgcccaagaaagtattcgagatacttccttcatcgctaaagaAAGTACAAGCAGTCATGGAAAATTAAGGCCTTTTACCAAGATCCAGAAAGGTCTATGAGAAGACCACCACTGATCTCCACTACAATTTACAAATATCAAATCCTCACATTTATAGTTGTAATTAACAAAGAAAGTATGATACTGAGTCCCAACATTTCCAAACAAACTGACTATTATTTTATCAGACATAGTAATCTAATAGTTAAACAATTGATGAGTTATGGTGTCCTCTGTTCCCATATGTATACGATATCTGCAATAAAGTCTTGCCTACTTGTTaaggtgtagtgtattttttccAAAGCTAAGACATGGTCTATTTCTTGTATCCACATAGGGAAGTTGGCGATTTGGCTTTTCTTCTAAAATCTGGATATTAAGCGTTTAACACAATTAAGCATACATTCAAACAGTTTTTTTTCCGGTAAATACAGGAGATGGGGGAGTATTGTTAAGTAAAACTATAGTAGGTGTATGTGTAATCGAAACTCCAAGAATCGTGTTAATACATTTAGTGATTTTGTTCCAGAAGGTTTGTAGGagtgggcaggaccaccaaatgtgggatAATGTGCCTGTAcctccacagtgtctccaacacCAGGAGGAAGAGTTTAGGAAGATACTATGAAGACGgtgtggggttaaataccatctcgaAAGCAGTTTGTAATTCATTTCCGCTATAGCTAATGATATAGATGATTTTTTTGGTCTCAATAAAAGTATGACTCCATTGAGTTTCTGTCAAAGTGAACTTGAGTTCTTTTTCCCACTTCAATATATAGGAAGGCTTTTTATAGAGATATGGGATCTGGTTAATGAGGGGGCTGTACATAAAACTTCCAGGTGGGTAAGAAGTCTAGTAAGATCAGATTTAAAGGGGCTATTATAAATAGCATGTCTCATTTGTACATAGGGAAACCAGAGGTGAAATGGAAGACCTAGTAATAGGGAGAGCTCCCTTTGGGGACAATTTAGACCTTTGTTTAGTACCATATGTACTGGGATGTTTGTGGGTAAGCCTGCTATAGTCGGTGTCTGTATAATGTGCGGTTGTAGTAAAAGAGGCCAAAGTTCAGAGGCCAAAGTTTTGTCCCAAATGCGTAGCATAGATGCAACATAATAGTTTGTGTTGACCTCTAGAAGTCTGGCTTTGGGTGGGATCCAACATAGATCTCCAAGGTTATATCCTCCTATTAAGAAGGATTCTAGTTGTACCCATGGTTTATTAGATTGTGAATGCTTCCATGCTGACATTCGAGCTATATGGACAGATTTATAATAATCTATCAGATTGGAGCCCTCAAACCACCATGTTCTCTACTAAGGTATAATGTATGCTTGGATACTCTAGCTCTTTTTGTGCCCAGATAAATAATTCAAACATTTTTTGCTGTATCATTAAATATTGAAGGGGAAGATCTAAATGGAGGacctgaaataaatataaatatttgggaAGTAGATACATTTTTATTGCGTTAATGCACCCCATACAGGAAAGGTGGCCTTGTCTATGCCATATGTCAAGGGAAGTTTGGGATTCTTTGTGAAGGGGGGTATAATTAAGGTTGAATAGATCAGACTGGTTAGGGGATATATCAATTCCTAAAAGGCCGGTCATGTTTGCTCTCTGTCAGACCCCCACTAGCCCAAATGAGCATTTTAGGGTTACTATTAGATACttttgtaaaacttttgacttactaTTTCTAATAGCAACCCATAAAGGCTTGTTTGGGCTACggatctgacagagaggaaacatacaGCAGAGactgcaacagtaaacagtgaatcgataatacaagaaaagatttacTGTTTACacgaggctgctgtcggctctttaagatataggtgtcataaaaattcctgaccggaacatttgtgtgcGAGAGGGGGGGGTCTGTTGGAGTGCTCTCTGTATCAGATgtctgcgcagtgtgcacagcaAGTCCTAAAGTGGTGTAGCTGGGGGCGGAAACCATGAAAACTGCACGCAGCTGCAAAGCATAAGGAGAGATTGATCCTGACAGAAATGCTGTCGGCTCATCTGCTTTgtgagaggcggggtcacgtgacttTGCTCAATGACATCACTGACCCCCTGAATCGTTTCGGATCTGCACTgtatcgatgcagcatcgttaacggcTGCATAACGATGTATCACAGAATCGATTTTCAGCACCCctgtaatttatatacacaaataagccttaaaaaagtaaatctcatacatttcatattctgcagctggtaaaaaatgtaattgggaacacattaaggggaaaactattttatagtatactgtccctttaaggacttatcGTTTTACCCTTAATTCTGGAATTCTTCAACTATCTTCGCAGATCAATATTCACGAAGCTTAATCTTAGAAGGGCTTACAACCTCAACAAGAGAAGGTGAGGAGTGGAAACAGCATTCAATTCCAGGCTCTGCCATTTTGAATAATTGGTCATGCCACCCTAGACAAATGCCTCGTTTGCCTAGGCCACTTTACTGCAAGATTCTGCATGCCAGAGAGCATCATCATGAGGCAGCTCTTCACTAGCCCCTTTTAGAGAACTGAGTTAGTTCTGCCCATGGGGCTGTTGGTGTGATTGTCATCTCATTAATTTAATAtggtaaattattattttcttacCACATACACTTGTTTTCACATTTTTATTACAGCCTACTGGTAAACTTTCCAATAGGTAAAAAGTAATTGGTAACTGCATATTAGAAAAATATTGATTAACTATGTCACAGCCAAGagtaaatatataatatgtatgaaaACCCTATAAGTTCAAATGACGTACAGAGTATGtctgtgtcgttaaggggttaatcatctttgGGCTAACAAATAGTAATATGATTTATAGGATGCAGTCAGTATTGTGCAAACACTTGCATGTTGAAGGGAGTTTTAAGAAAATCAGCAGATACCCGCAGAACTTGCATTTAAAATCAAAATCCTGTCTTATTCTAAGAATTCTACATTAGAGTTAAGTACCATATAAAATAAGAAACAAGGACACAGTGTACAACTATCATTGACAATGTATGCTTAGAATATCTCCTGCCTACACAGGCTCCCCCCCAACTCAGTATAGTGTGAAGCTGGGGGCTTGAAAAGAACAGGACTATCATTCATAGTTGATTATTGGATGGCTTTAGTACCTCACCAACTGTAAGTTAAGTTGAGGCAGGGCTAAGCTTCACTAGCGAGAATAAaccatcttaaagtgaatgtaaagttgatcAAAGTCAGTCATGTCATAGGCAAAAATTAGGCAGAGTTTCATTCAAATATTTACTATTTAGTTATGTACTCCAAATTTTACCTTTTAATACTCTTAAGATTAGCGCCGTTCCTCCACCCACCATATTCTTAacttgattgacagatgaagattctgCAATCTACAAATCaatgttccccccccccccgggggttcAGCCCCTTTCCTCAAACGTAACTCGTTTAGTCTGCGTATGCGCTAAAAGGAGATTTTTCAGATGGAATCTACTTATTTGTTCATAAGACGCGCATGTTCAATTGGCCTCATGGTGAAACACTTTGTAGTATGATGAGAAAGCGGAGAGTAGTGCATGCGCAATACAATTTTGTTATCGTGAGCGTGCTTCAGAgctatgtatagagcgggtgggaccgctctatatgtcagacaaggaaaaaacataatttatgtaagaacttacctgataaattcatttctttcatattagcaagagtccatgagctagtgacgtatgggatatacattcctaccaggaggggcaaagtttcccaaaccttaaaatgcctataaatacacccctcaccacacccataattcagtttaacgaatagccaagaagtggggtgataagaaaggagcgaaagcaacaaaaaataaggaattggaataattgtgctttatacaaaaaaaaccccataacctccacaaaaaagggtgggcctcatggactcttgctaatatgaaagaaatgaatttatcaggtaagttcttacataaattatgttttctttcatgtaattagcaagagtccatgagctagtgacgtatgggatagcaaatacccaagatgtggaacttccacgcaagagtcactagaaagggagggataaaataaagacagccaattccgctgaaaaattaatccactacccaaatcaaaaaagtttcaatttttataatgaaaaaaactgaaattataagcagaagaatcaaactgaaacagctgcctgaagtaccattctaccaaaactgcttctaaagaagagaaaacatcaaaatggtagaacatagtaaaagtatgcaaagaagaccaagtcattgctttgcaaatctgatcaacataagcttcattcctaaaagcccaggaagtagaaactgacctagtagaatgagccgtaatcctccgaggcgggaatccacccgactccaaataagcatgatgaaacaaaagtttaagcaagatgccaaataaatggcagaagccttttgaccttcctaaaaccagaaaagataacaaatagactagaagtctatctgaaatctgaatagcttcaacagagaatttcaaaaactcttaccatatcccaagaaagtaagaatctcaccaaagaagtcttaggaaaacaataattcctccctaatgttgttagaatttacaactttaggtaagaattgaaatgaggacagcaaaaaccaccttatcctgatgaaaaaatcagaaaaaagattcacaagaaagaacagataattcaaaaactgttctagctgaagagatgtccaaaaagaacaatactttccatgaaagtaaataatgtccagagcaagcatatgctcaaatagaagagcctgaaaagccttcagaaccaaattaagactccaaggaggagaaattggcttaatgacgggtttgatacgaatcaaaacctgaacaaaatgatgaatatatcaggaagtaatactgccttatcctgatgaaaaatcagaaaaggatattcacaaaaaagagcagataactcaaaaactcttctagcagaagaaataaccaaaaggaacaatacttttccaagaaagtaatttaatgttcagagaatgcatagtttcaaacggaggagcctataaagccctcagcaccaaattgagaatccaaagaggagagattgaattaatgacaggcttgatatggaccaaagcctgtacaaaacaatgaatatcaggatgattagcaatctttctgtgaaaaaagaacagaaagagtagagatttgtcctatcaaagaactaaagacaaaaccttatccaaaccaacctgaaaaaataataaaattctatgaattttaaaagaatgccaagaaaagtagaccttccagactcaataataaatctttctagagacagatttacgagcctgaaacatagtattaatcaatgagtcagagaaacctctatgactaaaaatcaagcgttcaatctccatcccttcaaatttaatgatttgagatcctgatggaaaaaaatgggccttgagaaagaaggtctggtttaaacggaagtgtccaaggttggcaactggccatccgaatgagatccgcataccaaaacctgagaggccatgctggagccaccagcagaacaaacaaatactccataagaattttggaaatcacttaggaagaagaactagaggcggaaagaaataggcaaaaagataattccaaagaaatgtcaatgcatacactacttccgcctgaggatccccggacctgaataggcccctgggaagttctttattcagatgagatgccaacaaatctatttctagaaatgctcacatctgaaaaattgaaaaacatatctgggtatgagagaccattctcccggatgtaaagcttgattaacagagataatccgcttcccaaatatctatacctggggaaaaaaaccacagaaattagataggagctggatttagcccaagctaatatccgagacacttctgtcacagcctaaggactgatagtcccaccctgatgattgacatacaccatagttgtgatattgtctgaaaaacaataaatgtaTCCTTCAAAAAGAAACTgaaaaaactctgagaatgcacggagttctaaaatatcaaatggtaatctcgcctcctgagatttccaaaccccttgtgctgacagagaacctcagacagcttcccaaccaaaaagacacatctgtagagatcatggtccaggttgaaagaaacgaagagacct harbors:
- the LOC128643359 gene encoding WD repeat-containing protein 36-like, with translation AETMEEEGETNEDIMEYESPEQLGEQLVTLSLLPDSRWRNLLNLDIIKQRNKPKEPPKVPKSAPFFIPTLPGLVPRFATDVGEDVPQ